The DNA segment CTTCGTGCCGCACTCAGGATGCATGCGCAGGCTATCTTTTACGCGAAGTAGCTTGCTGATGTGCGACTCTTCGTCGTTTAGATCGCCAAACACGATCGCCTCGTATCTGCACGCCTCGATGCAGGCCGGCTCGTGACCGTCCTTTAAATTCGTATCCAAGCAGAAGTTGCAGCTCTCTGCGGCTCTTGTTTCGTGATTTATAAAGCGCACGTCGTAAGGACAGGCGACGATGCAGTATTTACAGGCGATGCAATCATCGGTGTTCATCGTCGTGATGCCGGTTTTTTCGTCCTTGTGACAGGCTTTAGTCGGGCACACGCTCACGCACGGTGCGTCCTGGCACTGCTGACAAGATACCCTGACATAGCGCTTTTCTTTCAAATTTAGCGGATCGGTTTTGTCCTGGATAAAAAGCCTCATCTGGCCTTTCGGGACCAAATTTACCTTCCTGCACGCAATCTCGCAGTCGGTACAGCCCACGCATTTGTTTTGATCGAATATCATACCGTAGTGCGGCTTTTTCCCGCCTTCTTTCGCTTCGGCGTCTAAATTTATACTCTTGCCAAACGCGCTAGCCGCGCCGAGTGCGGCTGTGCCCGAGGCTAGGTATTTAAAAAACGTCCTTCTTGAATTTTGCTCTTTCATTTTATTTTCTCCATTTGTATGGATTTTACCTCATCTGCTTACGCTGTTTCCGTGGCTATGCGCGCCGTGAAAATTTCGCGGCTGAGTTTCGCTTAGCTTCTTTGCTTCGCCGGCTAGTTCGCCCGGCTTTAATGCTTTTATCAGCTCGATTTCAAACACGAGCGTCGAGCCCGGAGGCACGCTCTCTATATCCTCATCTCCATATCCAAGCTCCGGCGGGATGACGAATTTGTATTTTGAGTTGCCGTTCATCATAAGTAACCCTTCTTGTAAGCCGTCTATTAAATTTATCATAGATAGATGGGCCGGCGTTTTGTTGTCGCCGGTGTCCTCAAACACCGTGCCGTCTATCAAATACGCTTTGTAGTTCGCTACTATGATGCTCTCGCGCTTTGGCTTATCGCCGTCGCCGAGGGCTAGAACTTCGTATTGAAGTCCGGATTTGGTCGTTTTGACCTTTTTGTTTTTGGCATTTTTGGCCATAAATTCTTTACCGTTTTTTAAATTTGTCTCAAGCGCTTGTTTTTGAGCGATCTGGGTTAGCTTGTCTAATCTCTCGTCGCGCTCGTTTAAAAGCGAAATAATATCTTCGTCTTTTAGTTTTTGCTCTTTTCTAAAGGCGTCCATAAAGCCTTCAATCAAGGAATTTGCGTCAAATTTGACGCCTAGTTTCTCTTGTTTTACCAGTTGATTTGCGATATAAGTTCCCGTTGAAAATCCGATACCGTATGATTCTTTTTGAGTTTGCGTCATCGCCTCTTTTTCGGCGGCACTTACGCACAAAGCGCAACTGGCCGCGATACAAATGGCAGGAAATAGACGTTTATAAAATTTAAATTGCATAGCTTTTACCTTTTAAATTTAGAAGGAGTCGCGCGAACGCGACCCCTGCGAATTTATCATAAATTGTTGTTTATGATTCTTTGAGCTTCTTTGATGTATTCTTTAGAAGCGTCAAGTCTTTGTTTGGTGTATTTAAAGCCGTGCATACCCCATGAGCCGTCTTTTTGTAACAAGTCGATAGTGTCTTGCGCTTTTTCGATTAGCTCATAGACTCTTGTCTTATCGGTAGAACCTAGTTTCTTAGTCTCTAAGATAGCGTAAATTCCCTCGATGCCGATCTTGACTTGAGAGAAGTCGTTTTTAACAGGATTTTGCCATCCCATTACTTCGTCATAAACCTGTTTTTGGTTCTTGAAGTGAAGGGTAGGTTTTAGCTCTGAAACGACAGGGCTGTGGCAACCTTTTGTATCTTGCATATCTTTATCCGCCCAAGATGTTCTAGCGCACGCCCACATAAGATCGACGAAGTTGTGTCCGTTTTTATCTCTTTGGAAGTGCCAATCTTTCGTATCTCTCGGTCCTTTAGCAGCGTCGCCCGGGACTAGAGTTTTGCGAGTAGGATCGATATCGATCTTCCAGATGTGAGATCTTCTTTGAGTATCAAATCCCGCGTTGTCTTGGAACTGGATAGCGTAGAAGTTTTCGCAGCTCATCATAAACGGCATATGGCAAGATGCGCAAGTGTTGTCCTTATGCGTATCGGCTCTTGCGGCGATATAAGCTTGCTCTTTGTGGCAATCTTTGCAGTCTTTTCTAATCTTTGGTTTAGTGTAAAGCGCACTTAGATAGCCTTGCTCTGAGTTGTAGTTTACGCCTTTAATCGTCTTATCGCCTACGACCGGACCTGTGTTGTCGTGAGGATCGTGGCAAGTGGTGCAGCGCATACCTTTATCATAGTGAGCGGTGAAGTATGATTGAGAACCCTCTGATCCGCATCCCGGTCCCATTGATTTAAATTTAGAGCTTAGAGATAGGTCGGGCTTACCGTTGTTTAGCGGATTAGCGCGAGCAAGATCAGGGCTATAGTTAAATCTTTGGTGGCAGCGTTCGCAGTTTGAGGTTCTAAAACTCGTAGCACCGTCAAGGTGACCGCCGGCTCCGTGACACTCCTCGCAGCTTATGCCTTTAGAGATCGTGTGCTTTCGAAGCTCTTTAGCATTACCGAGAGCGGCATAAAATTCTTTCTTGGTTTTAAAGTCGAATTTGAACGGGTGGCAAACCTCGCAGTAAGAGCCGTTTGCTTGGAAAAACATCGACTTTTTGTATTTAGCGGCGTATGAGGCTAGACCTCTTACGTAACCGCCGTTATCGCCGTATTCTTCAAGAGTTTCGGGGAATTCCGGGACGAATTCTTTGATTTTCTTGACGACTTCAGGGGTTAAATTTAACGCCCATGTTCTTTGGAATTGGTTACCGCCGGCTACGACTTTACCGGTACCGTCTTTTAGATTACCGCCTTCGATGTGGTAAGTACCGCGTAGTAGCCATGCATCGACAAAGCCTAATTTGGTTCTTAAGTGTCCGACGGTTGCGTAAATGACGTCCGGAGTAATGCCTTGAGGCAAGATAGACGCGGTGTCCGGACTAAATACCGGATCGGTTAAGTTGTTATTAACCTCCGGGTGCTCGCCCGGAAAGCGGATAGTGGTGGCGTGGCGCGATCTGCTCCATACTTCGTATTGAGCCGGGTGACACTCGCCGCACTTTTCGGGACCTATGAATTTATTCGGAAACTGAAGCGAAGAAGCTGCAGGTATCCTATACATCATAGAGCTGAGGCCTTTACCGCCCTCTCTTTTACTGGCCTTTGACATATCAAAGCCATGTCCTTCGGCAAGCCACTCCAGTCCGCGGTCGTGAACGCTAAGCTTACCGACCGTTTTACCGCCGTATTTTGTAAAAATAGGGTGGTTTTTAAATAACCAGTCATACATCTCTTGCTCTTCCAAGATATAGTCTTGCAAGGATATGACGCCTCTGCTTTGCAGTGTGCCCTTGGGGTTCGCGATTACATCTCGCGCGCTTTGGGACATCTGCATGTTATGCTCTTCACAACAGGCTTGCGATGCGAAGATGCTAACGCCCATGAGTAAACCGAGTAAGACATTACTGAAATTTCTCATGTGTCCTCCTTTAAAATGTGGGTCTAAAATCAAAACGATTTCGTATTGAGAATATTACCGAGAAAAAAGGGCAAAAAAAGGGGAAAATTAATAAATTATGAATTTTTGAAACTAATTGTAAATATTACACCTTGATTTATGTTTTTGGCTTTTATCGTCGCATTGTTTTTTTCGGCTATGATCTTGCTCATATATAGCCCAAGGCCGCTACCCGATTTTTTCGTCGTAAAATGCGGCTCAAAAATTTTGGCGATGAGTGCTTCGTCGATGTTCCCGGCGTTGTTTTCTAGGGTGATCGCTTGCTCGCCGCCTTGCTTAAACGCCGTGATCAAAATTCGCCTATTTTCTTTGGGCGCGCCCAAAAAGGCCTCTTTGGCGTTATTTATGATGTTTATTAAAATTTGAATAAGCTCGTTTATATTTCCGTAAAGCACGAAATTTTCTTTTATCTCTACCTTTATATCTATGACATGCTTTTTAAGAGAAGCGTTTAAAATTTTATAAGCCTGATCGATCGCTTGACACGCGGTAAATTCGCTCTTTGGCATATTCGGATTAAAGAAATTTTTAAAATCTTCGATCGTGCCGGACATAAATTTGACTTGCTCACCCGCTTCTTCGATGGCCTCTTTTAGCTTTTCGGGACTTAGCTTTCCTCGCTCGGAATAAAGCTCTAAATTTACTAGAGCCGAGCTAATCTGCGCTAGAGGTTGGCGCCACTGGTGCGAGATATTGCCGATCATCTCGCCCATAGAGGCTAGGCGGCTTTGATTTATCATCAAAAGCTCGGTTTGAAATTTGGTTTTTTCGTTACTTTTGTGAATTTTATAAACGAAAAATAAAAAAGCCGCAAATATCGCCGTGATCGCGATACCGCTAACGATAAATTCTTGTTTATGATAAAGTAAAATACTTTTTATAGGAATTTTAAAGCTAATCATCGCTATCGTGTCGCCGACCTTGCCTCTAAAATCGCTCAAATTTCCGTATTGTTCGAGCATTTTTTTGGGCGCGCTGTTTATGTTGTGACACTCGATGCAAGAGGGCTGAGAATTTTTTATAGGAAGGCCGACGAAAAAATACGAGGCGTTTTCATCCTCGATGACGTCGGAGTAAACTTCATATTTGCCCTCTTTAAACCCTTCTAAAATTTCGTTTTCAAACTCCGTGCCTTCGTGCTCGGGATTTAGAGGATCGGTTGCGATCAGCTTGTAGTCGTAGTTTATGTTTTTTTTAGCGAGCTGGATTTTGTAAATTTGACGCGTGATATAGGATGAGGACATCAGTCTGGGATCAAAAAGGTCTTTGTCTATCGCACCCTCTTCTTTTAGCTCTTCTATGAGCGG comes from the Campylobacter rectus genome and includes:
- a CDS encoding cytochrome c3 family protein, producing MRNFSNVLLGLLMGVSIFASQACCEEHNMQMSQSARDVIANPKGTLQSRGVISLQDYILEEQEMYDWLFKNHPIFTKYGGKTVGKLSVHDRGLEWLAEGHGFDMSKASKREGGKGLSSMMYRIPAASSLQFPNKFIGPEKCGECHPAQYEVWSRSRHATTIRFPGEHPEVNNNLTDPVFSPDTASILPQGITPDVIYATVGHLRTKLGFVDAWLLRGTYHIEGGNLKDGTGKVVAGGNQFQRTWALNLTPEVVKKIKEFVPEFPETLEEYGDNGGYVRGLASYAAKYKKSMFFQANGSYCEVCHPFKFDFKTKKEFYAALGNAKELRKHTISKGISCEECHGAGGHLDGATSFRTSNCERCHQRFNYSPDLARANPLNNGKPDLSLSSKFKSMGPGCGSEGSQSYFTAHYDKGMRCTTCHDPHDNTGPVVGDKTIKGVNYNSEQGYLSALYTKPKIRKDCKDCHKEQAYIAARADTHKDNTCASCHMPFMMSCENFYAIQFQDNAGFDTQRRSHIWKIDIDPTRKTLVPGDAAKGPRDTKDWHFQRDKNGHNFVDLMWACARTSWADKDMQDTKGCHSPVVSELKPTLHFKNQKQVYDEVMGWQNPVKNDFSQVKIGIEGIYAILETKKLGSTDKTRVYELIEKAQDTIDLLQKDGSWGMHGFKYTKQRLDASKEYIKEAQRIINNNL
- a CDS encoding ATP-binding protein, whose translation is MKSKFKFIVLLLVVLYAAVTVLVFNFYRDLALKDARQEAFYVLDAMNGVRDYVSTIQRPLIEELKEEGAIDKDLFDPRLMSSSYITRQIYKIQLAKKNINYDYKLIATDPLNPEHEGTEFENEILEGFKEGKYEVYSDVIEDENASYFFVGLPIKNSQPSCIECHNINSAPKKMLEQYGNLSDFRGKVGDTIAMISFKIPIKSILLYHKQEFIVSGIAITAIFAAFLFFVYKIHKSNEKTKFQTELLMINQSRLASMGEMIGNISHQWRQPLAQISSALVNLELYSERGKLSPEKLKEAIEEAGEQVKFMSGTIEDFKNFFNPNMPKSEFTACQAIDQAYKILNASLKKHVIDIKVEIKENFVLYGNINELIQILINIINNAKEAFLGAPKENRRILITAFKQGGEQAITLENNAGNIDEALIAKIFEPHFTTKKSGSGLGLYMSKIIAEKNNATIKAKNINQGVIFTISFKNS
- a CDS encoding 4Fe-4S dicluster domain-containing protein → MKEQNSRRTFFKYLASGTAALGAASAFGKSINLDAEAKEGGKKPHYGMIFDQNKCVGCTDCEIACRKVNLVPKGQMRLFIQDKTDPLNLKEKRYVRVSCQQCQDAPCVSVCPTKACHKDEKTGITTMNTDDCIACKYCIVACPYDVRFINHETRAAESCNFCLDTNLKDGHEPACIEACRYEAIVFGDLNDEESHISKLLRVKDSLRMHPECGTKPSLRYIPAVRLGV
- a CDS encoding FKBP-type peptidyl-prolyl cis-trans isomerase N-terminal domain-containing protein, with the protein product MQFKFYKRLFPAICIAASCALCVSAAEKEAMTQTQKESYGIGFSTGTYIANQLVKQEKLGVKFDANSLIEGFMDAFRKEQKLKDEDIISLLNERDERLDKLTQIAQKQALETNLKNGKEFMAKNAKNKKVKTTKSGLQYEVLALGDGDKPKRESIIVANYKAYLIDGTVFEDTGDNKTPAHLSMINLIDGLQEGLLMMNGNSKYKFVIPPELGYGDEDIESVPPGSTLVFEIELIKALKPGELAGEAKKLSETQPRNFHGAHSHGNSVSR